One segment of Mycobacterium spongiae DNA contains the following:
- a CDS encoding MMPL family transporter gives MLHRIATLAIAAPRRILGLAALVMIGAGVFGVPVADHLSAGGFDDPSSQSSRATAVLRDTFHQSDQQLLFSVTAPEGTTSTAARTAATHIVDGLHASPHVLSVTSAWSAPASAASALVSRDGKTGLIVADLAGGENKAQKYAKQLADELTVDQEGVTVRAGGSAMVYSQVNDQSERDLVRMESIAVPLSFVVLVWVFGGLLAAAVPAIVGMFAILGTLSVLRLITYATDVSIYALNLTTAMGLALAIDYTLLIISRYREELAEGTVRELALVRTMVTAGRTVLFSATTVALSMSAMVLFPMYFLKSFAYAGVATVAFAATSAIVLTPAAIVLLGDRLSALDARRLLRRVLRRPEPERRQAHQLFWYRSTRFVMRRSVPIGLAVVALLLLVGAPFLGVRWGYPDDRVLPVSASSRQVGDELRNDFVDDTEKALQVVITGATNLNPHQLSHYATALSQVPDVSDVSAPSGTYVGGRLVGPPTGPTGMSGDSAYLTVNSVVALYSDDSENQLDALHAVSPPGRWTVEFAGLAQVNRDSVHSIISRIPWVLGLIAVITFGLLFLLTGSVVLPVKAVILNVLSLTATFGALVWIFQEGHLGALGTTSTGTIVANIPILLFCIAFGLSMDYEVFLVSRIREYWLELGQDTSATNSQAANDESVALGLAYTGRVITAAALIMAISFAALTAAEVSFMRMFGLGLTIAVLVDATVVRMVLVPAFMHLMGKWNWWAPPPLVRLHQRIGISESGG, from the coding sequence ATGCTGCACCGTATCGCGACCCTGGCCATCGCCGCACCGCGCCGCATCCTCGGTCTCGCGGCACTCGTGATGATTGGCGCGGGCGTCTTCGGCGTCCCCGTGGCCGACCATCTGTCCGCCGGCGGCTTCGATGACCCGAGTTCCCAGTCGTCGCGGGCCACCGCGGTATTGCGCGACACCTTCCACCAAAGCGACCAGCAACTCCTGTTCAGCGTGACGGCGCCGGAGGGCACCACCAGCACTGCCGCCCGGACCGCCGCCACCCATATCGTCGACGGGCTGCACGCGTCACCGCACGTGCTGAGCGTCACCTCGGCGTGGAGCGCGCCGGCATCGGCCGCATCGGCCTTGGTGAGCAGGGACGGGAAGACCGGCCTGATCGTCGCCGACCTCGCCGGCGGCGAGAACAAGGCCCAGAAGTATGCGAAGCAACTCGCGGATGAGCTGACCGTCGACCAGGAGGGGGTTACCGTCCGCGCCGGCGGGTCCGCGATGGTGTACTCGCAGGTCAACGACCAATCCGAGCGTGATTTGGTGCGCATGGAGTCGATCGCTGTCCCGTTGAGCTTCGTTGTGCTGGTCTGGGTTTTCGGTGGACTGTTGGCGGCCGCAGTTCCGGCTATCGTCGGTATGTTCGCCATTCTCGGCACGTTGTCGGTCCTACGGCTGATCACGTACGCCACCGACGTGTCGATTTACGCGCTCAACCTCACTACCGCCATGGGCTTGGCGCTGGCCATCGACTACACGCTGCTGATCATCAGCCGCTATCGCGAGGAACTCGCCGAAGGCACCGTCCGCGAGCTGGCGCTGGTGCGCACCATGGTCACCGCCGGCCGCACGGTGTTGTTCTCAGCGACGACCGTCGCCCTATCGATGTCGGCGATGGTGCTGTTTCCGATGTACTTTCTCAAGTCGTTCGCCTACGCCGGAGTCGCGACAGTCGCGTTCGCGGCGACAAGTGCAATCGTGTTGACGCCAGCGGCCATTGTCCTGCTCGGTGACCGTCTGAGCGCCCTGGACGCGCGTCGACTGCTACGCCGAGTGTTGCGGCGGCCCGAACCAGAGCGCCGTCAGGCACATCAGCTCTTCTGGTATCGGTCGACGCGGTTTGTCATGCGTCGCTCCGTGCCGATCGGGCTTGCCGTGGTGGCGCTCCTGCTGCTCGTCGGAGCGCCCTTTCTCGGTGTGCGCTGGGGCTACCCGGACGATCGGGTGCTACCGGTGTCGGCCTCGTCACGTCAGGTCGGCGACGAGCTGCGCAACGACTTCGTCGACGACACGGAAAAGGCGCTGCAGGTCGTCATCACCGGCGCCACAAACCTGAACCCGCACCAACTCAGCCACTACGCCACGGCGTTGTCACAGGTGCCCGACGTCTCGGACGTGTCGGCCCCGTCGGGGACGTACGTCGGCGGCAGGTTGGTTGGGCCTCCGACCGGCCCTACCGGCATGTCCGGAGACAGCGCGTATCTGACCGTGAACAGTGTGGTGGCGCTGTACTCGGACGACTCAGAAAATCAGCTCGATGCGCTACACGCGGTCAGCCCGCCGGGTAGGTGGACGGTCGAGTTCGCCGGATTGGCCCAGGTCAACCGCGACAGCGTGCACTCGATCATTTCCCGGATACCGTGGGTGCTTGGTCTGATCGCCGTGATCACCTTCGGGCTGCTGTTCTTGCTGACCGGCAGCGTCGTGCTGCCGGTGAAGGCGGTCATCCTCAACGTGCTGTCGTTGACTGCCACGTTCGGCGCGCTGGTGTGGATATTCCAGGAAGGACACCTCGGCGCGCTGGGCACGACGTCGACCGGAACGATCGTGGCCAACATTCCTATTCTGTTGTTCTGTATCGCGTTCGGGTTGTCCATGGACTACGAGGTTTTCCTGGTCTCGAGAATTCGCGAGTACTGGCTCGAATTGGGTCAGGACACATCGGCGACCAACTCCCAGGCGGCTAACGATGAAAGTGTGGCCCTCGGCCTGGCCTATACCGGTCGGGTGATCACGGCCGCAGCGCTGATCATGGCGATCAGCTTCGCGGCGCTGACCGCTGCCGAGGTCTCGTTCATGCGGATGTTCGGACTCGGGCTGACGATTGCGGTGCTCGTGGATGCCACGGTGGTGCGGATGGTTTTGGTTCCGGCGTTCATGCATCTCATGGGCAAGTGGAATTGGTGGGCACCACCGCCGTTGGTGCGGCTGCATCAACGCATAGGCATCAGCGAATCCGGGGGCTAG
- a CDS encoding nuclear transport factor 2 family protein: MNSEKARAFLDEMAKAVCDPDADSTITDRYFTEDFEQIIDDTSIGRSQLDARIDLLRKDYTDVSFEYLSVIAEGDRIADVHLVRATAKDCQQLTIKTISLYTLRNGRIWRAESLTRLVEGSAADRQLLVHGE; this comes from the coding sequence ATGAACAGCGAGAAGGCAAGAGCATTTCTGGACGAGATGGCCAAGGCCGTGTGTGATCCGGACGCTGATTCTACGATCACCGACCGCTATTTCACTGAAGATTTTGAGCAGATTATCGACGACACCAGCATCGGCCGGTCGCAACTCGACGCGCGAATCGATCTTCTCCGGAAGGACTACACGGACGTCAGCTTCGAGTACCTTTCGGTGATCGCCGAGGGTGATCGGATCGCCGATGTGCATCTCGTTCGTGCGACGGCCAAAGACTGCCAGCAGCTCACAATTAAGACGATCAGCCTGTACACGCTGCGAAACGGGAGGATCTGGCGCGCCGAGTCCCTCACCCGCCTTGTCGAAGGGTCGGCGGCGGACCGCCAGTTGCTTGTGCATGGCGAGTGA
- a CDS encoding SRPBCC family protein → MQRELATDSAPDAVFAYLADFTTTEQWDPGTVRTVRIAGDGGVGTRYANTSRFAGRTSDLVYEVVDVTPGRAIELRGENASLIALDTITVTAHPRGSLVVYRVRFAFQGWLRWVEPFLRPIVADLLDKGARGLRRELARI, encoded by the coding sequence ATGCAGCGTGAGTTGGCCACCGATTCCGCACCGGACGCTGTGTTCGCCTACCTGGCCGATTTCACCACGACCGAGCAGTGGGATCCCGGCACGGTCCGGACGGTACGCATAGCCGGTGATGGTGGAGTCGGAACTCGCTACGCCAATACCTCGCGGTTCGCGGGCCGTACCAGCGACCTTGTCTACGAAGTCGTCGATGTGACACCAGGTAGAGCGATCGAACTCCGCGGCGAGAACGCCTCGCTCATTGCCCTGGACACCATCACCGTCACCGCACACCCGAGGGGCAGCCTGGTCGTCTACCGTGTCAGGTTCGCGTTCCAGGGCTGGCTTCGCTGGGTCGAACCGTTTCTGCGACCTATAGTCGCAGACCTGCTCGATAAGGGCGCACGAGGACTTCGACGCGAACTGGCACGAATCTGA
- a CDS encoding ZIP family metal transporter, with amino-acid sequence MSNVTTAAALAVFPVLAASLGGAVAVVRRPSAALVSGVQHFAAGVVMAALAGEVLPDLRERGPLWLIVVGFTAGVALLVWFRQFEDHGDHEEAHQGDGADHDENHGAGRLPIGFLAVVGVDLFIDGLLVATGATVSTRTAIIITIALTVEVLFLGLAVALRLTGSGVPRTRAAVTTAGVSTLTAAGAVLGAVALAWTGPAVLTFVLAFAAAALLWLVVEELLVEAHETPERPWMAVMFFAGFLILYSLGVLE; translated from the coding sequence ATCAGCAACGTGACAACGGCCGCCGCGTTGGCCGTCTTCCCCGTTCTCGCGGCGAGCCTCGGCGGCGCTGTCGCAGTCGTGCGTAGACCATCCGCGGCGCTGGTCAGCGGCGTACAGCACTTCGCCGCGGGCGTCGTCATGGCCGCCCTCGCCGGCGAGGTGCTCCCAGACTTGCGCGAGCGGGGTCCGCTCTGGCTGATCGTTGTGGGCTTCACCGCGGGTGTCGCGCTCCTCGTCTGGTTTCGTCAATTCGAAGACCATGGAGACCATGAGGAGGCACACCAAGGTGATGGCGCAGACCATGACGAAAACCATGGCGCCGGTCGACTACCCATCGGGTTCCTCGCCGTGGTCGGGGTCGATCTCTTCATCGACGGGTTGCTTGTCGCTACGGGCGCAACGGTGTCGACCCGAACCGCAATCATCATCACGATCGCGCTGACGGTCGAGGTGTTGTTTCTCGGCCTGGCCGTGGCGCTGCGACTCACGGGCTCCGGGGTGCCGAGGACGCGCGCCGCAGTGACCACCGCGGGAGTCAGCACGCTCACCGCCGCGGGTGCAGTGCTGGGCGCGGTCGCGCTCGCCTGGACCGGACCGGCGGTGCTCACCTTCGTGCTCGCCTTCGCCGCCGCGGCATTGCTGTGGCTTGTCGTGGAGGAACTCCTCGTCGAGGCGCACGAGACACCCGAGCGGCCGTGGATGGCGGTGATGTTCTTCGCGGGATTCCTGATCTTGTACAGCCTGGGCGTGCTGGAATGA